GTCGGGGAGTTCGCCGGATATTCCTTGATCGTGAATTCCGAACACTATGACGCCGATCACAGGCATTTGCGAATCCTCCTCGAATCCGCTTAATCTCCTGCCCACGTTCGTGGACACACGGACCCAGCTCACCCGGAACGCCGAGTCCTGCCGCCGGGTGGGTCGGCTCATGCACAACGCACCACGGCAGGGGCGGGGGAACCAGGTAAGTCGCCCCGGGCGGTCGAAGGACCGCACGGGGCTAGGGGTGAAGCCGAACGCACCACGCGGTGCGCGCGGCCGGGCAACTCCAGCCCGAATCCGACAGCTCACCTCGCAGGCGTGGGAGAGGAACGCTTCTTCATGCTGCCCATCAGCGCCAAGCGCGCCCGCCGCCTGATCGCCACCACCGGTGTCGTCGGCATCGGGCTCACCATCCCCTGCCTGACCACCGGCACCGCCTCCGCCGCGACCGTCGCCACCTGGGACAAGGTCGCCCAGTGCGAGTCCAGCGGCAACTGGTCCATCAACACCGGCAACGGTTTCTACGGTGGTCTGCAGTTCACCTCCTCCACCTGGGCCGAGTTCGGCGGCACCGCGTACGCCTCGCGCGCCGACCTGGCCACCAAGGACCAGCAGATCGCCGTCGCCGAGAAGGTGCTGGCCTCCCAGGGCCCCGGCGCCTGGCCGGTGTGCTCCATCCAGGCCGGTCTGACCAAGGGCGGCGCCGCCCCCCAGGTCGACACCTCCGGCTCGAACGGCTCTGGCTCGAACGGTTCCTCCTCGAACGGTTCCTCCTCCGCCGCGCAGGGCTCCGCGCAGGACTCCTCGCAGGGCTCCGGGCAGTCCACCGGCAAGAGCCAGTCGCAGCACTCCTGGTCGCAGGGCAAGTCCCAGCAGTCCCGGAGCCAGGCCCAGGCCCAGCCGCAGGCCCAGCAGAGCACCCCGGCCGCCACCGAGCAGTCCGCCGGCACCTACACCGTCGCGGCGGGCGACTGGCTGTCCGCCATCGCGCAGAGCCAGCACGTCGACGGCGGCTGGCAGAAGCTGTACGACCTGAACCGCTCGGTCCTCACCGAGGGCCCGGACATGATCTACCCCGGTCAGCAGCTCTCGCTGGGCGGCACCACGACCGCGCAGAAGTCCGCGCCGGCCACCAAGTCGTCGTCCTCGTCGTCCTCGTCCTCGTCCTCGTACAAGGGCTCGTCCTGGAAGAGCAGCCGCTCCGCCGCGAAGCCCTCGACCGGCACCGCGTCGACCACGAGCACCACCACCGCGAGCAAGGCCGCCACGGCCACCACCTCGACCGCCTCGACCACCACCACCGCCACCAAGGCGACCGGTTCGAAGGCCGCGGCGATCGACTTCGCGCTCTCCAAGGTCGGCCAGGCGTACGTCTACGGCGGCACCGGCAACGGCGGCTGGGACTGCTCGGGCCTGACCCAGGCCGCGTTCCGCCAGGCCGGCATCAGCCTGCCGCGCGTCGCCGCCGACCAGGCCGACTACTCGACCCGCGTCTCGCTGGACAGCCTGCAGCCGGGCGACCTGCTGTTCTGGTCCAGCAACGGCTCCAACTCGGGCGTCTACCACGTCGCCCTGTACGTCGGCGACGGCAAGTACGTCGAGGCGGCGAACCCGAGCGCCGGCGTCCGCACCGAGACCATCGCCAACTGGGCCCCCGACTTCGCGGGCCGCGTCTGATCGGCGAACGGCACACCGCTGCCCCCGGGGACCCTGGTCGGCCCCGGGGGCAGCGGCCTATCCTCGGCCGGAGAAGGCTCGACGACCGGGGAGCGGCACCATGGCGAAACTGACGATCACGCTGGACGCGGACCTGGCCCTGGAGGCGATGCTGCGGCTGGGCACCACCAACCCCCAGGACGCGGTGGAACTGGTCCTGCGCGACTACCTCGCCACCGACAGCCGCACCATCGCCCGCACCGGCGGCACCCGCGACGGCGACCGCTTCCTCCCCAACCCCCCGGTGGCCGAAGAGGGCTGACGATCCGCCGGCCGGACCCCGGCCTCCCCTCGCCCGCAACTTACGCGACTGTCAAGTAACTTACCGTCTAGTAAGTTTACCGGCGAGTACCTACCCTGGGCGAACCCCCACCCCACTCAAGGGAGTTCGCTGATGGCACACCCCCTCACCCGTGCCGCCCGCACCGACCGCCCACCCGTCGAGGTCCGCCGCGCCGCCGGGCAGGTCGTCGAGGCCCGGGCGCCGTACCTGGTACCGCCGCCCGCGGAGGGCAGTCTCGCGGAGCTACCGTTCCGCAACGCGCTGGCCGACCCGGACGCCGTGGTGGTGACCCGCCGTCAGCCGGACGGCGGGTGGCTGGACGTGACGGCCCGGCAGTTCGCCGAGCAGGTCGCGGGGCTGGCCCGCGGCCTGGTCGCGGCCGGGGTCCGCCCCGGCGCCCGCATCGTGCTGATGTCGCGGACCAGGTACGAGTGGACGCTGCTGGACTTCGCCGCCTGGGCGGCCGGCGCCTGCGTGGTGCCGGTGTACCCGACGGCCGCGGTGGAGCAGGCGGAGTGGATCGTCCGGGACTCCGGCGCGGTGCTGGCGCTCGCGGAGGACGCCCAGACCGCCGAGGTGCTGACCGTGGCGATCGCCCGCACCGGCGGGACGGTGCCGCTGTGGCGGCTGGACGAGGACGCGGTCGGCGCCCTGACCGGTCTCGGCGCGTCCGTCCCCGCCGAGGAGCTGGAGCGCCGCCGCGCGGCCCTGGGCCCGGACGACGAGGCGACGCTGATCTACACCTCGGGCACCACCGGCCGCCCCAAGGGCTGCCTGCTGACCCACGCCAACTTCCTCACCGAGGCGGCGAACTGCCACGCCCTGCTGGAGCCGGTGTTCGAGGAGGCGACCGGGGTGCGGCCGTGCACCCTGCTGTTCCTGCCGCTGGCGCACGTGCTGGGCCGGATGATCCAGGTGACCTGCGTGTACGGGCGGGTCCGGATCGGCCACAGCCCGTCCCTGAAGCCGGCCGACCTGCGGCCGGACCTGGCGGCCTTCGGCGCGACCTTCCTGGTCGGCGTGCCCTACCTGTTCGAGAAGATCCACCAGTTGGGCCGGGCCGAGGCGCAGGCGAAGGGCGCGGCGAAGGTGTTCGACCGGGCGGCCGAGGTCGCGGTGCGCTACGCCCGGGCCGAGCTGGACGCGCGGGCGGGCGCGGGCCGGCCGGCGCCGTTCTCGCTGCGGGTGGCGCACGGCCTGTACGACCTGCTGGTGTACCGGCGGGTGCGGGCCGCGATGGGCGGCCGGGTGCGGTACGCGATCAGCGGCGGCTCCTCGATCGACCCGGAGCTGCTGCTGTTCTTCGCGGGGGCGGGGGTGCTGGTGCACGAGGGCTACGGGCTGACCGAGAGCAGCGGCCCGTCCACGGTGAACCCGCCGCTGCGGCCGCGCCCGGGCACGGTCGGGCAGCCGGTGCCGGGCAGCGCGGTGCGGATCGCCGAGGACGGCGAAGTGTTCCTGAGCGGTGGTCAGCTCTTCGACGGATACCACGAGTTGGGTCGGCCGCGGCCGCGACGGCCGCAGTGGTTCGCCACCGGCGACCTGGGCCGGCTGGACGAGGACGGCTACCTGACCATCACCGGCCGCAAGAAGGAGATCCTGGTGACCTCCGGCGGCAAGAACGTCTCCCCCGGCCCGCTGGAGGACCGGCTGCGCGGCCACCCGCTGATCAGCCAGGCGCTGGTGGTCGGCAACGGCCGCCCGTATGTGGGCGCGCTGCTCACCCTGGACGCCGAGGCGGTCGAGCTGTTCCTCGCCTCGGGCCCGCCGGAGCCCGGTCCGCTGCCGGAGGGGGTCGGCATCGGCAGCGCCGTCCCGGTCCGTCCCGCCGTGCTGGCGGCGCTCGCCGAGGCGGTGCGGAGCGTCAACTCGACGGTCTCGCGCGCCGAGTCGATCCGCCGGGCGCGGGTGGTGGCGGGCGACTTCACCGAGGAGCGCGGCCTGCTGACGCCCTCGCTGAAGATCCGCCGGCAGGCCGTCGGCACCGCCTACCGGCGCGACGTCGAGCAGCTCTACGCGTGAGGACGGCGCGGCCCCCGGGAGGAGGTCCTCCCGGGGGCCGCGCCGAGGACGCGCCCCGCGGTCTCAGCCGTTGCGCGGGCCGGAGCCGGTGGAGCCGCGCATCACCAGCTCGGGCTGGAACATGAACTCGGAGCGCTGCGCCGGGTTTCCGCCGACCTCCTCCAGCAGGGCGTCGACGGCGGCGGTGGCCATCGCCTCGACCGGCTGGCGGACGGTGGTCAGCGGCGGCTCGGTGAACGCTATCAACGGCGAGTCGTCGAAGCCGACCACCGAGACGTCCTGCGGCACCGTCAGCCCGCGCTGGCGCACCGCCCGGATCGCGCCGAGCGCCATCATGTCGGAGCCGCAGACGATCGCCGTGCACCCCTTGTCGAGCAGCGCCTGGGCGGCGGCGTGGCCGCCCTCCACGCTGAACAGGGTGTGGTGGACCAGCTCGTCGGCCTGCTCCTCGGTGCGCCCGGTGAGCTGCCGCACGGCGGCCGTGAAGCCCTCGATCTTGCGGAGCACCGGCACGTACCGCTTCTGGCCGACCGCGAGGCCGATCTTCTCGTGCCCGAGCTCGACCAGGTGCTGGACGGCCATCCACATCGCGGCCCGGTCGTCCGGGGAGATGAACGGCGCGGCGATCTTCTCGCTGTAGCCGTTGATCAGCACGAACGGGACCTGGCGACCGATCAGCTTGGCGTACCGGTCGTGGTCGGCGGTGGTGTCGGCGTGCAGGCCCGAGACGAACACGATGCCCGCCACGCCGCGTTCCACCAGCATCTCGACGAGTTCGTCCTCGGTGGAGCCGCCCGGGGTCTGGGTGCACAGCACCGGCGTGTAGCCGTGCCGGCTGAGCACCTGTTCGATGACCTGGGCGAGCGCCGGGAAGATGGGGTTGCTGAGCTCCGGAGTGATCAGGCCGATCAGCCCGGCACTGCGCTGGCGCAGCCGGGTGGGCCGCTCGTAGCCGAGGACGTCGAGCGCGGCCAGCACGGTCTGCCTGGTCGTCGCGGAAACGCCCGCCTTGCCGTTGAGTACGCGGCTGACGGTGGCTTCGCTGACCCCCGCCTGCGCCGCGATGTCGGAGAGTCGCGCCGTAGTCACGATCCCAGAGCCTATTGCAACCACGTCAGACCGCCCACCATGCGGTGCTGTCGGCCGGGAGTTCGACGCCGTTCTCCGTCACGACAGCCTCAGTAGAGGACAGCAGCATACGGCCGGGAGCGGGAATCCGGACGGTTTCGCCGGTGGCGTTCACGGTGCACACGAACGACCCCTCGGACGACTCGCGCCGGAAGGCCAGCACGCCCTCGGGGGCGGGCAGCCACGCGACGTCGGACCCGGCGCCGAGCGCGGGCTGCTCGCGGCGGACGGCGATCGCGGAGCGGTACAGCTCCAGCGTCGAGGTCGGGTCACCGGTCTGGACCTCCACCGAGAGCCGGGCCCACTCGGCGGGCTGCGGCAGCCAGCTGGGG
The window above is part of the Kitasatospora sp. NA04385 genome. Proteins encoded here:
- a CDS encoding transglycosylase family protein, which encodes MLPISAKRARRLIATTGVVGIGLTIPCLTTGTASAATVATWDKVAQCESSGNWSINTGNGFYGGLQFTSSTWAEFGGTAYASRADLATKDQQIAVAEKVLASQGPGAWPVCSIQAGLTKGGAAPQVDTSGSNGSGSNGSSSNGSSSAAQGSAQDSSQGSGQSTGKSQSQHSWSQGKSQQSRSQAQAQPQAQQSTPAATEQSAGTYTVAAGDWLSAIAQSQHVDGGWQKLYDLNRSVLTEGPDMIYPGQQLSLGGTTTAQKSAPATKSSSSSSSSSSSYKGSSWKSSRSAAKPSTGTASTTSTTTASKAATATTSTASTTTTATKATGSKAAAIDFALSKVGQAYVYGGTGNGGWDCSGLTQAAFRQAGISLPRVAADQADYSTRVSLDSLQPGDLLFWSSNGSNSGVYHVALYVGDGKYVEAANPSAGVRTETIANWAPDFAGRV
- a CDS encoding long-chain fatty acid--CoA ligase; this encodes MAHPLTRAARTDRPPVEVRRAAGQVVEARAPYLVPPPAEGSLAELPFRNALADPDAVVVTRRQPDGGWLDVTARQFAEQVAGLARGLVAAGVRPGARIVLMSRTRYEWTLLDFAAWAAGACVVPVYPTAAVEQAEWIVRDSGAVLALAEDAQTAEVLTVAIARTGGTVPLWRLDEDAVGALTGLGASVPAEELERRRAALGPDDEATLIYTSGTTGRPKGCLLTHANFLTEAANCHALLEPVFEEATGVRPCTLLFLPLAHVLGRMIQVTCVYGRVRIGHSPSLKPADLRPDLAAFGATFLVGVPYLFEKIHQLGRAEAQAKGAAKVFDRAAEVAVRYARAELDARAGAGRPAPFSLRVAHGLYDLLVYRRVRAAMGGRVRYAISGGSSIDPELLLFFAGAGVLVHEGYGLTESSGPSTVNPPLRPRPGTVGQPVPGSAVRIAEDGEVFLSGGQLFDGYHELGRPRPRRPQWFATGDLGRLDEDGYLTITGRKKEILVTSGGKNVSPGPLEDRLRGHPLISQALVVGNGRPYVGALLTLDAEAVELFLASGPPEPGPLPEGVGIGSAVPVRPAVLAALAEAVRSVNSTVSRAESIRRARVVAGDFTEERGLLTPSLKIRRQAVGTAYRRDVEQLYA
- a CDS encoding LacI family DNA-binding transcriptional regulator, coding for MTTARLSDIAAQAGVSEATVSRVLNGKAGVSATTRQTVLAALDVLGYERPTRLRQRSAGLIGLITPELSNPIFPALAQVIEQVLSRHGYTPVLCTQTPGGSTEDELVEMLVERGVAGIVFVSGLHADTTADHDRYAKLIGRQVPFVLINGYSEKIAAPFISPDDRAAMWMAVQHLVELGHEKIGLAVGQKRYVPVLRKIEGFTAAVRQLTGRTEEQADELVHHTLFSVEGGHAAAQALLDKGCTAIVCGSDMMALGAIRAVRQRGLTVPQDVSVVGFDDSPLIAFTEPPLTTVRQPVEAMATAAVDALLEEVGGNPAQRSEFMFQPELVMRGSTGSGPRNG